Proteins encoded together in one Candidatus Lariskella endosymbiont of Epinotia ramella window:
- a CDS encoding aminotransferase class IV, which yields MQILSDLFQGKCWLNGKILYADSANISIFNHSLHYSGAIFEGIRTYNYVPFKLQEHMERFQQSASMMGYTLPYSVLELNSAVLHIIKENDLKSGYIRPVAWRGPETQTIYSKKCSIQTAILGWRAFDDAKEYTKNSHELSIEISTWRKISKDMVPIQAKASGLYMMNTIAKNDAVSRGFDDAIMLDIDDFITEATTSNFFYVKDDVLYTPIADSFLDGITRRTVLELAKNCKIQSKEVRCSMSDVESADAAFLTGTAMGITPIREIYYYKNKKLTKLNINNKVMLELIAQYNLLTTGQLCNDN from the coding sequence ATGCAGATACTTTCAGATTTATTTCAAGGAAAATGTTGGCTAAACGGAAAAATATTATATGCAGATTCTGCAAATATTTCAATATTTAACCATTCTTTGCATTATTCAGGTGCTATATTCGAAGGTATTAGAACATATAACTATGTTCCATTCAAGCTGCAAGAGCATATGGAGCGTTTTCAACAATCAGCTAGTATGATGGGCTATACTCTACCATATAGTGTACTTGAACTAAATAGTGCTGTTTTGCACATTATCAAGGAAAATGATTTGAAGTCTGGTTATATCAGGCCTGTTGCTTGGCGTGGCCCAGAAACTCAAACCATATATAGCAAGAAATGTAGTATACAAACTGCGATTTTAGGATGGAGAGCATTCGATGATGCAAAAGAGTATACAAAAAATAGTCATGAGCTCTCAATTGAAATTTCTACTTGGAGAAAAATATCAAAAGATATGGTTCCAATTCAGGCTAAAGCTTCTGGACTTTATATGATGAACACAATTGCAAAAAATGACGCTGTATCAAGAGGGTTTGATGACGCTATTATGTTAGATATAGATGATTTTATTACAGAAGCTACGACATCAAATTTCTTTTATGTGAAAGATGATGTGCTGTATACTCCGATCGCTGATTCTTTCTTAGATGGAATTACTAGGAGAACCGTGCTAGAACTTGCAAAAAACTGCAAAATACAAAGTAAAGAAGTTAGGTGTAGCATGTCTGATGTAGAATCTGCTGATGCTGCTTTTCTCACTGGAACTGCAATGGGAATTACACCAATTAGAGAAATCTATTATTACAAAAATAAAAAGCTAACAAAGCTCAATATAAATAACAAGGTAATGCTAGAACTTATAGCACAGTATAATTTACTTACTACTGGTCAACTTTGTAATGATAACTAG